One window of Chamaesiphon minutus PCC 6605 genomic DNA carries:
- a CDS encoding NblA/ycf18 family protein, giving the protein MSKSFDLSLEQQFSIRSFEHQVKDMSHAQAQEFLVNLYKQMMLRENSYKNLIAHQWGMEEPNGQAA; this is encoded by the coding sequence ATGTCTAAATCCTTCGATCTGTCCTTAGAACAACAATTTAGCATTCGCTCGTTCGAGCACCAAGTCAAAGATATGAGTCACGCGCAGGCACAGGAATTCCTCGTCAACCTGTACAAACAAATGATGCTCAGAGAAAACAGCTACAAAAACCTAATCGCACACCAATGGGGCATGGAGGAACCAAACGGCCAAGCCGCATAA